One Triticum urartu cultivar G1812 unplaced genomic scaffold, Tu2.1 TuUngrouped_contig_5917, whole genome shotgun sequence genomic window carries:
- the LOC125529869 gene encoding protein NUCLEAR FUSION DEFECTIVE 4-like, producing the protein MSSWPSSAHWLGLVGTIWLQTINGPNSDFPVYSSQLKELKGISQVQLNFLAFASDAGKLFGWFSGVAALYVPLPLVAFVGACFGLVGYGVQYLLVDSPGLKFWHLFLLTALAGNGICWINTVCFLLSVKNFASRSRVAVSLATSYLGLSAKVYTSLAETMPRLADSKAKTYLLLNAVVPVIVTVFVAPALRLFDLKSDSMSSTDTTFLVMFAITLATGACAVVGSIGSTASWLSSRQQMVSLSVLLAVPILIPVALKMNKIGEAKREKDDAVVVIEVTDLETTAAEEEVGGLQLLKKPDFWLYFLSYMFSGTLGLVFLNNLGQIAESRGLGRTSTLVSLSSSFGFFGRLLPSFMDYYSAKSGHSISRTGSMASLMAPMACAFFMLLNQGSVFLYASTAIIGTCTGAMTSVAVSATIELFGAKNFAVNHNVLVSNIPVGSLCFGYFSALLYQREASKRGAATCSGASCYQATFAIWGASCVVGTLLCVVLYVRSRSRLLSYFLARCSSEGLTTALICDDDSKQQWMPYDCSRNDINVLQRSPVFARLPEATPHLSTLRSMATTTTRDTT; encoded by the exons ATGTCGTCGTGGCCTTCCTCGGCCCATTGGCTCGGCCTCGTCGGGACCATCTGGCTGCAGACCATCAACGGCCCCAACTCCGACTTCCCCGTCTACTCGTCGCAGCTCAAGGAGCTCAAGGGCATCTCCCAGGTGCAGCTCAACTTCCTAGCGTTCGCCTCCGACGCTGGCAAGCTCTTCGGCTGGTTCTCCGGCGTGGCCGCGCTCTACGTGCCGCTCCCGCTCGTCGCCTTCGTCGGCGCGTGCTTCGGCCTCGTCGGCTACGGCGTCCAGTACCTCTTGGTGGACAGCCCAGGGCTCAAGTTCTGGCACCTGTTCCTGCTCACCGCCCTCGCCGGGAACGGCATCTGCTGGATCAACACCGTCTGCTTCCTGCTCAGCGTCAAGAACTTCGCGTCCAGGAGCCGCGTCGCCGTCAGCCTCGCCACCAGCTACCTCGGCCTCAGCGCCAAGGTGTACACCAGCCTGGCCGAGACCATGCCCCGCCTGGCCGACTCCAAGGCCAAGACGTACCTCCTCCTCAATGCCGTGGTGCCGGTGATCGTCACCGTGTTCGTGGCGCCGGCCCTCAGGCTGTTCGACCTCAAGAGCGACTCCATGTCGAGCACGGACACGACATTCCTCGTCATGTTCGCAATCACGCTCGCCACCGGGGCGTGCGCCGTGGTCGGCAGCATCGGCTCCACGGCCAGCTGGTTGTCCTCCAGGCAGCAGATGGTGAGCCTCAGCGTGCTGCTGGCCGTCCCCATACTAATACCGGTGGCGCTCAAGATGAACAAGATCGGGGAGGCGAAGCGCGAGAAGGATGACGCCGTGGTCGTGATCGAGGTGACGGACTTGGAGACCACCGCCGCCGAGGAGGAGGTCGGAGGCCTCCAGCTGCTCAAGAAGCCGGACTTCTGGCTATACTTCTTGAGCTATATGTTCAGCGGCACCCTGGGCCTGGTGTTCCTCAACAATCTGGGTCAGATTGCCGAGTCGCGAGGTCTCGGCCGGACTTCCACTCTGGTCTCCCTGTCGTCTTCCTTCGGCTTCTTCGGTCGCCTCCTCCCGTCCTTCATGGACTACTACTCTGCAAA AAGCGGCCACAGCATATCGAGGACGGGGTCCATGGCGTCGCTCATGGCACCCATGGCGTGCGCCTTCTTCATGTTGCTCAACCAGGGCAGCGTCTTCCTGTACGCGAGCACTGCCATCATCGGGACCTGCACGGGGGCCATGACGTCGGTGGCGGTGTCcgcgaccatcgagctgttcggCGCCAAGAACTTCGCCGTCAACCACAACGTCCTGGTGTCCAACATCCCTGTCGGCTCGCTCTGCTTCGGCTACTTCTCGGCGCTCCTGTACCAGCGGGAGGCCAGCAAGCGGGGCGCCGCCACCTGCTCCGGCGCCAGCTGCTACCAGGCAACCTTCGCCATCTGGGGCGCCAGCTGCGTCGTCGGCACGCTGCTCTGCGTCGTCCTCTACGTCCGGTCGCGCAGCAGGTTACTTAGCTACTTCCTAGCTAGGTGCTCGTCAGAAGGCTTGACGACGGCATTGATCTGCGACGACGATAGCAAGCAACAATGGATGCCCTACGATT GTTCTCgcaatgatatcaacgtgctgcAGCGTTCTCCAGTCTTCGCAAGGCTTCCAGAGGCCACTCCCCACCTGTCAACTTTGAGATCAATGGCCACCACTACAACAAGGGATACTACCTAG